From Gottschalkiaceae bacterium SANA:
ACGGCTCAAGGCATTCATGGCATTGAGCATAAATCGGGTCGACCCACTGATTTCTGTAAAATCCGTTAGTTTCATTATGCACTCCCCTCCTCTATCAAGTACTCTCATTTTACCAAATCACTTCTGTGATAAAAAGAAAACCACTTAAAAGTGGCTTTTCTTTATACCGTTAATAATCTTCTTCCAAGCTCATAAACATCGTTTAATGCCTGATCATTCTCTGCAACCGCATCTGGTCGCATTTTTGTTGACACCCCATACACCTGTACCAAGTCTGTCTTTGTATAATTGGCAAGATACTCCATAATGCCAACCAAGTTCACAGCACCGGAATCCTCTTCATCATCACCGCCATAAGTCATCAGCAATACGATTTTCTTTCCTCGCCATTTTTCAAATGGAACAGCATAAAGTCGATCAATAAAGGCTTTCATCTGTGCAGTCATGCTAAAAAAATAAATAGGCGTAGCAAAAACAAGAATGTTTGCTTCCTCAAAATAATCATAAAGCTCAGTCATATCATCCTTGATGGCACAATGCTTGATTTTTCCCAAATCACAACTCATGCAAGCCGAACAAGCTTGAATCTTCTTCTCCTGAAGAAAGATCTCGGTAATCTCACTACCTGGCTGACCCTCCAGTAAACCTTTTTCATACATGTGTAAGAGCGTAGCCGTATTTCCATTTCGAATTGGACTTGCCAGTATAGAAAGCACCTTCATTTTCGACCCCCCATGGTTTAATCCTTAGGCCATTAAGAGGCCTCTTCATATTTTGGAAAGAGAAACTGAAACACCAGTTTTGTATTGACCGCTAAGCCAAAGAACAGCACAATCAATCCGAAACCTTGAATCATAGTGATCTGCTCATGTAAAACAAACAAGCCAAGAAGCGTTGCCGTCAATGGTTCTACTAGGGTTAAGGTTACAGCCGTTGGCGCATCCACGGATTGAAGTCCACGCGCGAACAAGGTGAATGCTAGGGCAGCTGAAAAAACACCCAAATGCAAGACTACCATGCTTCCTCGTATACTCCATACCCAAGTCAGATCACTCATCAATAAAAAGGGAAGTAAAATCATTCCAGAGACTAAAAACATAAGTCCATTAGCCAGTTGATTGGGCCCCAAAACTAAAACTTTTTGTGCCGCTTTCACATATAAGGCATAAACCATTCCTGCAAGTAAAGAACAAATTACACCCATCACATCCAATTGAATGGTAGGATCAACACCGATTAATAAAAGACATCCTAAAAGAGAAATCATTGTCGATACTTTCCATTGTAAACTGAGTTGATTCCCGGTCATCTTATCAATCATTCCTGAAAAAACAGGTGCGCTTCCAATGGCGATCAATGTTCCAATCGCGACCCCCGATCTCTGAACACCCGTAAAAAATAGTGGCTGATAGGCCGCTATGCAAACTGAAGCCAGCAATATAAATTTCTTTCTTGGAATATTTCCAATATGAAAGCGCTGTTTGACTAAGGGAATCATCACCATAATGACACCACCTAAAATCATGCGTATCGCCCCGATAGAAAGGGGACCCGCCCCAGAGGGAGCAAATGCTTGCGCAGTACCCGTTGTTCCCCAAAGAATGGCAGCAAGTGCCACAAATCCATATCCGCTATTCCGACGCTCTTTCATTTACATCTTCCTCTACTTTCTGCACATTTACCTGTCTAGACGTAAATTCCGTCGATTACAATTCTGACTATGTTGAATTGATTCATTGTAATATGATCACTTGAGTTTATTGGGTCATAAATATTGATTCGATCATATAATACTTCAGAATAATAGGCAAATACCTTGACATCAAATTCCTCGAACTATACGATTATAAGCAACTACGGAGGAACTGTAATGAATGACATCAGAAAACCCATTATCAAACTTCAAACGAACGACAACTACAGAATCATAGCGATCAGTGATATTCATGCTCATGCAGACCATTTTCAAACCATGCTTACGCAACTTGCAATGGCTGAAGATGATATTCTAGTCATTGTCGGCGATTTTATTAATCGCGGACCTTCAAGTCTAAAAACGGTCCAATTAATCAAAGAGATTCAAACACGTCCAAATACGTATATATTGAAAGGAAACCATGAATCCTTTGTCTATGGCTCTTTGATGGACGAATCTCGTACCGATCGTTTTCTTCGATTTCTCCAGCATACGTATTACCCAACCATCGTACACGAAATGGCAAAAGAGACAGGCTTTGATCTCGCTTCCTGTCCCGATGGGAAAACACTTCGTGACCATGTGTTGAATCACTTTATGCCGCTTTTAGAAGATTTAAATCAACTGCCGATCATGCTTGAAAATGAGGATTTCATCTTCGTTCATGGCGGCTATGAACCTGGCTTGGATCCGATGAAAGATGAATCTAAATTCTTGAAATACGACAACTATAATGAACTTAGTGGCATCAATACCAAACCAGTCGTTGTCGGGCACTGGCCTGCCAGTAATCTTCGAAGTGATTCTTTCACCAACGTTCCCTTGTTCAATACTGAGAAAAAGATCATTACCATTGATGGCGGACTGGGTGTGAAATCATCTGGAGAGCTTAATGCCTTAATCATCGAAAAGAAGAATGGCGAGATTACCTACCATCATCGACAAGTGAACGACTTCAAACAAGCAACCATAAAAGAAACTCATCAGTTTCAAATTGAAGATCCAATCTATGTTTCGTTTCCACATTTTGAAGTGGATATCGTTCTAGAACAGAAGGACTTTGTTCTTTGCACCCATCAACACACAAAGAAACCCTTGTCTGTCTTTCCCTCTCTGCTTGAAAAAGAAGATGGGCAATACAGAATTAAAACAACCTATATCAACAAGTTCTTTACTCTACCCATCGGTCAAAAGGTCGAAGTCTGTCAAACCTTTGAAGATTGCGCCCTGGTGAAAGTGAACGAGGAGTTTGGATGGATACTCAGCAGCCAATTATAATGAAGAGCCACCCCGAAGGGTGACTCTTACTTTATGCGGTTTCAATAGACCGCCTGACTTTATACAATGCCTGTTTCGGATTCACCGCAACCAATACCAAAGCAAACAAGCCATATGCGGTCGCCGTATATACTAAAATGTCCAGCAGATCTCCTTGATTTAAGGCCAACAAAAAATTAAATGATTGATGAATAATAATTGGAACGATCAGATTATGATTCAAATTATAAAATACCGTTATAATCACCGAAATTCCAAGTACAGCAATCATAAACAAGACACTATACTTGACAAGCTCTAATCCGACATATCCTGAAAAGAACCAAAGCGGTGTATGCCAAAATCCCCAGAGGACCCCGATTATAAGCGCAGCTTTTATGGAACTCATTTTCTTCTGCAGTTCATTAAGGGCGTATCCTCTCCACCCAAGTTCCTCCCCAAGAGAACCTCTCGCAAGCAAATCAAAAAATGTAAGAATAAGCATTCCCATTCCTGGCAAAGAAAGTGCCAAGTTTAATTTTGCACCCGAGAATCCTTTGGCTATTAGAAAAATCAAAATCTGAATGATGGTCACAATGATAATGATTGAGATTTTGATTCTTGGTTCAAATTGCCTTTTCACATAATCTTTTATTTTGTCACCGGGAACATTTTTTTTAAAAAGAAGCAAAAACGCGAATGTTGACGACCATGCAGCAACAATCTGCATGCCATATAAAATACTTTCTGGAAGCCCAAGCATCATACCAAATCCAATACTTGCTAAAAAGAGCCAGAAAATCAGATTGCTCAAAAGAACAAATCGAACAAACGGCCTTTTTGTAAATATTGCGATTTTCATTTTAAAACACCCCTTCAAACTGAATTTCTTACACCTTCAGTCTAAACCTGTGGCTTAGGCCCTAGTCAAATCTTTTATTCAATCGGTGCATACAATTCTAAAAAAATACGCTCCAGTCCATCTTTATATGCCGTCATCAGGGTACTTACATAGACCACACCCTTCAGTTTATACCCACTCTCGAATGCGATTTTCCTTAATTGATCACCCACTTGCTCATCAATCCGTGCTCCTCCCGTTGTATATCGCCCGTCTTCTATAATGGTGTAGAGACATCTTGGATGCGCCCAGACTTCCTCTTCAACCGTCTTCTCAACTGGATCAAGCTCTCGACCAACAACAAATTTATCTTCAATAATTCCTCTTTCATCAAATCGAATAACCCGCCATAAATCCGTTACTGTGACTGCTTTTTTCACACTTCTCGTATTCTTTTTAAGAATATCATACTCATCATAGGCCGTGAACTCAGAGATCTCCCCCTTCACCACAAAGGGTTTCAATTCTCGAATGGAATACTCGCCGACATGATGCATAATTTTTTTGCAATCATTCCTCACGCATTGAATGCGTTCCAACAAAAGTCGCTTACTTTCCAAGTCTGCACGAAGTCGTTCTTCCTTGTCTTGCAAGATTAATTCGATCTCTTCGATACCCGGGCTCTGTCTAATCTCTTGAATTTTCTTGATCTCCAGTTCGATTTCTCGGTAGAAATTGGTTGTTAACACATCATAAATATCGAAATGACTATATTGTCGATATCCATTTTCCTCATTCTGTTTGGGATTGACCAATCCCTTTTCCTCGTAAAACTTTAAGGTATCACGTGTTATGCCCAAAAATTTGGCTACTTGTCCGATCGTATACATGCAACCCCT
This genomic window contains:
- a CDS encoding flavodoxin family protein, producing MKVLSILASPIRNGNTATLLHMYEKGLLEGQPGSEITEIFLQEKKIQACSACMSCDLGKIKHCAIKDDMTELYDYFEEANILVFATPIYFFSMTAQMKAFIDRLYAVPFEKWRGKKIVLLMTYGGDDEEDSGAVNLVGIMEYLANYTKTDLVQVYGVSTKMRPDAVAENDQALNDVYELGRRLLTV
- a CDS encoding DMT family transporter; the protein is MKERRNSGYGFVALAAILWGTTGTAQAFAPSGAGPLSIGAIRMILGGVIMVMIPLVKQRFHIGNIPRKKFILLASVCIAAYQPLFFTGVQRSGVAIGTLIAIGSAPVFSGMIDKMTGNQLSLQWKVSTMISLLGCLLLIGVDPTIQLDVMGVICSLLAGMVYALYVKAAQKVLVLGPNQLANGLMFLVSGMILLPFLLMSDLTWVWSIRGSMVVLHLGVFSAALAFTLFARGLQSVDAPTAVTLTLVEPLTATLLGLFVLHEQITMIQGFGLIVLFFGLAVNTKLVFQFLFPKYEEAS
- a CDS encoding metallophosphoesterase; amino-acid sequence: MNDIRKPIIKLQTNDNYRIIAISDIHAHADHFQTMLTQLAMAEDDILVIVGDFINRGPSSLKTVQLIKEIQTRPNTYILKGNHESFVYGSLMDESRTDRFLRFLQHTYYPTIVHEMAKETGFDLASCPDGKTLRDHVLNHFMPLLEDLNQLPIMLENEDFIFVHGGYEPGLDPMKDESKFLKYDNYNELSGINTKPVVVGHWPASNLRSDSFTNVPLFNTEKKIITIDGGLGVKSSGELNALIIEKKNGEITYHHRQVNDFKQATIKETHQFQIEDPIYVSFPHFEVDIVLEQKDFVLCTHQHTKKPLSVFPSLLEKEDGQYRIKTTYINKFFTLPIGQKVEVCQTFEDCALVKVNEEFGWILSSQL
- a CDS encoding type II CAAX endopeptidase family protein, which produces MKIAIFTKRPFVRFVLLSNLIFWLFLASIGFGMMLGLPESILYGMQIVAAWSSTFAFLLLFKKNVPGDKIKDYVKRQFEPRIKISIIIIVTIIQILIFLIAKGFSGAKLNLALSLPGMGMLILTFFDLLARGSLGEELGWRGYALNELQKKMSSIKAALIIGVLWGFWHTPLWFFSGYVGLELVKYSVLFMIAVLGISVIITVFYNLNHNLIVPIIIHQSFNFLLALNQGDLLDILVYTATAYGLFALVLVAVNPKQALYKVRRSIETA
- a CDS encoding MerR family transcriptional regulator, with translation MYTIGQVAKFLGITRDTLKFYEEKGLVNPKQNEENGYRQYSHFDIYDVLTTNFYREIELEIKKIQEIRQSPGIEEIELILQDKEERLRADLESKRLLLERIQCVRNDCKKIMHHVGEYSIRELKPFVVKGEISEFTAYDEYDILKKNTRSVKKAVTVTDLWRVIRFDERGIIEDKFVVGRELDPVEKTVEEEVWAHPRCLYTIIEDGRYTTGGARIDEQVGDQLRKIAFESGYKLKGVVYVSTLMTAYKDGLERIFLELYAPIE